A stretch of Lactuca sativa cultivar Salinas chromosome 6, Lsat_Salinas_v11, whole genome shotgun sequence DNA encodes these proteins:
- the LOC111880942 gene encoding acetyltransferase At1g77540 has product MATGSGGPAAAKIVWNERQKRFETEDKQAYLQYELRNGGKLMDIVHTFVPSSKRGLGLASHLAVAAFNHAQSNSLSVIPTCSYISETFVPRNPSWKSVLYSEDLKSSI; this is encoded by the exons ATGGCGACGGGGAGCGGCGGACCAGCGGCGGCGAAGATAGTATGGAACGAGAGACAGAAAAGGTTTGAAACAGAGGACAAGCAAGCATACTTGCAGTACGAGTTGAGAAACGGTGGAAAATTGATGGATATAGTTCACACCTTCGTTCCATCAAGCAAGAGAGGCTTAGGTTTAGCTTCACATCTCGCTGTTGCCGCCTTCAATCACGCTCAATCCAACTCCTTATCCGTTATCCCTACCTGCTCTTACATCTCC GAGACATTTGTACCTAGAAATCCATCTTGGAAGTCTGTATTGTACTCTGAAGATCTCAAATCAAGCATTTAA
- the LOC111880930 gene encoding exocyst complex component EXO70B1-like, with amino-acid sequence MPTQLPRVTPNVMLSLELKSDQIPYHLPSSPALMLSSPAPSLSSSAPAMALIYREDEDGGSGSGYHHERGPRLGGDVFVDLIHPKAIKELKVIVDRMIRSGYEKECCQVYSNVLPDVLNECLSIQGVERLSIEEVQKIEWKILDEKMKKWIQAIKIVVKVLLFGEKRLCEQVFSESELIKEISFVETTKGCVMQLLNFGEAVAIGQRSSEKLFRILDMYDTVADVFPDFEFLFTYESGELVCNEVKVVLTGI; translated from the exons ATGCCAACTCAATTGCCACGTGTAACACCTAATGTAATGCTTTCTTTAGAACTCAAATCCGATCAAATCCCTTACCATCTTCCATCTTCACCTGCTCTAATGTTGTCTTCTCCGGCCCCGTCGCTGTCTTCTTCGGCTCCAGCGATGGCCCTGAT CTACAGAGAAGATGAAGATGGTGGGAGCGGAAGTGGGTATCATCACGAAAGAGGCCCGCGCTTAGGTGGTGATGTTTTTGTCGATTTGATCCATCCTAAAGCAATCAAGGAGCTGAAAGTCATCGTCGATCGGATGATTAGGTCCGGCTATGAAAAAGAGTGTTGTCAGGTTTACAGTAACGTCCTGCCTGATGTCTTAAACGAGTGTTTATCCATTCAAGGAGTTGAAAGGCTTAGTATTGAAGAAGTACAGAAAATTGAATGGAAAATTTTGGATGAGAAAATGAAGAAATGGATTCAAGCAATTAAAATCGTGGTCAAGGTTCTTCTTTTTGGGGAAAAACGATTATGCGAACAAGTTTTCAGTGAATCCGAACTTATCAAAGAAATTAGTTTCGTtgaaacaacaaaaggatgtgtgaTGCAGCTGTTGAATTTTGGGGAAGCAGTTGCAATTGGGCAAAGATCTTCAGAAAAACTCTTTCGAATTCTCGACATGTATGACACGGTTGCAGATGTTTTCCCTGATTTTGAATTTCTTTTCACTTATGAATCTGGAGAATTAGTCTGCAACGAGGTGAAGGTGGTTTTAACCGGCATATAA